The proteins below are encoded in one region of Shewanella algae:
- a CDS encoding DJ-1/PfpI family protein, translating to MSVYTSPNAQPPSASYSAADKKPTIAIVAFDEFTDIDLFLMWDIVGRIQNDWQVKLLGSSKSHKSALGLEIEMQGHIREANQADAVLFISGKQGIPLALQDPDFINTFELDPNKQLLGSICAGSFILQRLGLLDCRAATTHPDAKTALQKTGAEVLDEPLVIRGNIATAGGCLSAMYLCAWLAERLLGEEKRREMLRELLPAGQQPQFEAIIDASLQSAAEAAIQTACQ from the coding sequence ATGTCTGTTTATACTTCACCAAACGCCCAACCCCCGAGCGCCAGCTATAGCGCGGCGGACAAGAAACCCACTATCGCCATAGTGGCTTTCGATGAATTTACCGATATCGATCTGTTTTTGATGTGGGACATAGTGGGCCGCATCCAGAATGATTGGCAGGTCAAGCTGCTCGGCAGCAGCAAAAGTCACAAATCGGCATTGGGTCTTGAGATTGAGATGCAGGGCCATATTCGCGAAGCCAACCAGGCTGATGCCGTGCTGTTTATCAGCGGCAAACAGGGGATCCCGCTGGCGCTGCAAGATCCGGACTTTATCAATACTTTTGAGTTGGATCCCAACAAGCAACTGCTCGGCTCTATCTGCGCCGGTTCCTTTATCCTGCAAAGATTGGGGTTACTGGATTGCCGCGCGGCCACCACGCATCCGGATGCCAAAACGGCATTGCAAAAGACAGGTGCCGAAGTACTGGATGAACCTTTGGTGATAAGAGGCAACATAGCTACCGCCGGTGGCTGCCTGTCGGCCATGTATCTGTGTGCCTGGCTGGCCGAACGCCTGCTCGGTGAAGAGAAGCGCCGGGAAATGCTAAGGGAGCTGTTGCCCGCCGGACAACAGCCACAGTTTGAGGCCATTATTGATGCCAGCCTGCAAAGTGCTGCCGAGGCTGCAATCCAAACCGCATGCCAATAA
- a CDS encoding HlyD family secretion protein: MNKISLILTATLLLLQACGDNGESRAMGTLERDRIQLSAPVAEQIADIHVAEGDKVEAGQLLLQLDSRSAAARVAQRRAELAEAGARLDELQQGARVEERRAARAAIEAATAAATEARLRYQRTRELFAAKVVGQAELDAAIAERDHTKALVEQANEQWLQLENGTRSEQLAQAEARVAAAAAALKAEEKALDDLSLRAPLASEVDILPWKRGDRVAQGTQLVALLALDKPYARVYLPQTAISKLSRGDKLEVWVDGVEQPLKGTVRNIRSQPAFTPFYALNERDRARLMYLTDIDVEGAESLPSGLALEVRLP, translated from the coding sequence ATGAACAAGATATCCCTGATACTGACAGCGACACTATTGTTGTTGCAAGCTTGTGGCGACAACGGCGAAAGCCGCGCCATGGGCACACTGGAGCGGGATCGTATCCAGCTTTCAGCCCCCGTTGCCGAGCAGATAGCCGATATCCATGTGGCCGAGGGTGACAAGGTCGAGGCGGGGCAGTTGTTGCTGCAATTGGACAGCCGCAGCGCGGCAGCCAGAGTGGCACAGCGCCGCGCCGAACTGGCCGAGGCCGGCGCTAGGCTTGATGAGCTGCAACAAGGTGCCAGGGTAGAAGAGCGGCGGGCGGCCAGAGCCGCCATAGAGGCGGCAACGGCAGCCGCGACCGAAGCCAGACTCAGATATCAGCGCACCCGCGAGCTGTTTGCCGCCAAAGTGGTGGGGCAGGCGGAGCTGGATGCGGCCATCGCCGAGCGGGATCACACCAAGGCCTTGGTCGAGCAGGCCAATGAACAATGGCTGCAACTGGAAAACGGTACCCGCAGCGAACAACTGGCCCAGGCCGAAGCCAGAGTGGCAGCCGCAGCGGCGGCGCTCAAGGCCGAGGAGAAAGCCTTGGACGACCTCAGTCTCAGGGCGCCGCTGGCATCAGAGGTGGACATATTGCCCTGGAAGAGGGGCGATCGAGTGGCTCAGGGCACTCAACTTGTCGCGCTTTTGGCACTGGATAAACCCTATGCCAGAGTCTATCTGCCGCAAACGGCCATCAGTAAGCTTTCCCGTGGCGACAAGTTGGAGGTCTGGGTCGATGGGGTGGAGCAGCCGCTCAAAGGCACCGTCAGAAATATCCGTTCCCAACCGGCATTTACCCCGTTTTATGCCCTTAATGAGCGCGATCGTGCCAGATTGATGTATCTGACAGATATCGATGTCGAGGGCGCCGAGTCTCTGCCCTCAGGGCTGGCGTTGGAGGTACGACTGCCATGA
- the map gene encoding type I methionyl aminopeptidase, protein MLDQKRKIHLKTAAEAELMRRSGALLAKVFAMLDDFVVPGISTMAINDRVEDFIVNELKARPASKGQYGYAYVLNSSVNEVVCHGVPSEQQLLKASDIVNLDITLEKDGFIADSSKMYLMPQASPLAKRLVQATYEAMWRGIKMVRPGARLGDIGHAIQQYAESQGYSVVREYCGHGIGREMHEEPQVLHYGRAASGLELRAGMCFTIEPMINQGGAKIKTKKDGWTVVTRDKKLSAQWEHTILVTDTGYEVLTLRDEER, encoded by the coding sequence ATGCTTGATCAAAAAAGAAAAATTCATTTAAAAACCGCGGCTGAAGCCGAGCTGATGCGCCGTTCAGGCGCCCTGCTTGCCAAGGTATTTGCCATGTTGGATGACTTTGTTGTTCCCGGCATCTCGACCATGGCCATCAACGACAGAGTAGAAGACTTTATCGTCAACGAGCTTAAGGCGCGCCCGGCCAGCAAGGGCCAATACGGCTATGCCTATGTGCTCAACAGTTCGGTCAATGAAGTCGTGTGTCACGGGGTTCCGTCGGAGCAGCAGTTGCTGAAGGCCAGCGATATCGTCAATCTGGATATTACCCTCGAAAAAGATGGCTTTATTGCCGACTCCAGCAAAATGTACCTGATGCCACAGGCATCGCCTTTGGCCAAACGCCTGGTACAAGCCACTTATGAAGCCATGTGGCGAGGGATCAAGATGGTCAGGCCCGGTGCCCGCCTCGGGGATATTGGCCATGCGATTCAACAGTATGCCGAATCCCAGGGCTACAGTGTGGTCAGGGAATACTGTGGTCATGGCATAGGGCGGGAGATGCACGAAGAGCCCCAGGTACTGCACTATGGCCGCGCCGCCAGCGGCTTGGAACTGCGAGCCGGTATGTGTTTTACCATAGAGCCGATGATCAATCAGGGCGGCGCCAAAATAAAGACCAAGAAAGATGGCTGGACAGTAGTGACCCGGGATAAAAAACTCTCGGCCCAGTGGGAGCACACCATACTGGTGACAGATACCGGCTATGAAGTGTTGACCCTCAGAGATGAAGAGCGCTGA
- a CDS encoding DUF6500 family protein, which translates to MRASLRQKVIHICQQKIAQKGENVGVSFYAFFANKNDDPELLMEAATWWIQTHKLDHFEKARKILQMVQAGQ; encoded by the coding sequence ATGCGTGCCAGCCTGCGACAAAAAGTTATCCATATTTGCCAGCAAAAAATCGCCCAGAAGGGCGAGAATGTTGGCGTCTCCTTCTATGCCTTCTTTGCCAACAAGAATGATGATCCCGAGTTGCTCATGGAGGCCGCTACCTGGTGGATCCAGACCCACAAACTGGATCACTTTGAGAAGGCCCGCAAAATTCTGCAAATGGTGCAAGCCGGGCAATAA
- a CDS encoding TetR/AcrR family transcriptional regulator, whose amino-acid sequence MKATAGRPKGHSGARDALIEAARSCFTLKGYERVSTRELARKAGVDAAMIRYYFGSKAGLFEAMVRDTIAPVLEAFKHYNAAQSHQSTSEGSANSLEPSKMSLDSSKKRPESGFGGPFELMQVYYRAMAANPALPGLIIQVLNHREGSEAFDALASVFSDMLSRSRLWIRQLGQHQGLNPNLDPTLARLSFVSLMVFPLIAPAHLMRDFGVELNETWLKQLAEHNAKVLHQGLLRQDIAANPGSEEPQ is encoded by the coding sequence ATGAAAGCCACAGCCGGTCGTCCTAAAGGCCATTCAGGGGCCAGGGATGCTTTGATAGAAGCCGCGCGCAGTTGCTTTACCCTGAAGGGGTATGAGCGGGTTTCCACCCGAGAGCTGGCGCGCAAGGCGGGAGTGGATGCGGCGATGATCCGTTATTACTTCGGCTCCAAGGCAGGCCTGTTTGAGGCCATGGTTAGAGACACCATCGCTCCAGTGCTGGAAGCCTTCAAACACTACAATGCCGCGCAAAGTCATCAATCTACCTCTGAGGGCTCTGCAAACAGCCTTGAGCCCAGCAAGATGAGTCTTGATTCGAGCAAGAAAAGGCCCGAGTCAGGTTTTGGCGGGCCATTTGAGCTGATGCAGGTCTATTACCGCGCTATGGCCGCCAACCCGGCCTTGCCCGGGCTTATCATCCAGGTATTGAATCACAGAGAAGGCAGTGAAGCCTTCGATGCCCTTGCCAGCGTATTCAGTGACATGCTCAGCCGCTCGAGGCTGTGGATCCGCCAGCTTGGGCAACATCAAGGCCTTAATCCCAACCTGGACCCTACCTTGGCACGGCTGAGTTTTGTCAGCCTGATGGTGTTTCCGCTGATCGCCCCGGCCCATCTGATGCGGGACTTCGGCGTCGAATTGAATGAAACCTGGCTCAAACAGCTGGCAGAGCACAATGCCAAAGTCCTGCATCAAGGCTTATTGCGCCAGGATATTGCCGCCAACCCAGGCAGTGAGGAACCCCAATGA
- a CDS encoding GNAT family N-acetyltransferase — MNIETPSSADFAELLQVWEDSVRATHDFISEADIAFFKPLILDKAFPAVTLRCIRDEAKAIVGFLGVADDKIEMLFVHSRARGQGVGSALLKHAIEDLGANLVDVNEQNPQAVGFYRHQGFKQISRSALDAMGKPFPILHLALDTSKG, encoded by the coding sequence ATGAACATTGAAACCCCATCCAGTGCCGACTTCGCTGAGCTGCTGCAAGTCTGGGAAGATTCAGTGCGCGCCACCCACGACTTTATCAGCGAAGCCGATATCGCCTTTTTCAAGCCGCTGATCCTCGATAAGGCCTTCCCGGCGGTGACGCTCAGATGTATACGAGATGAGGCCAAAGCCATTGTCGGCTTTCTGGGCGTAGCAGACGACAAGATAGAGATGCTGTTTGTTCACAGCCGGGCTCGCGGCCAAGGCGTAGGCAGTGCCCTGCTCAAGCATGCCATCGAAGACCTCGGTGCCAACTTGGTCGATGTCAATGAACAAAACCCACAGGCGGTCGGATTCTACCGCCATCAAGGCTTTAAACAGATCTCCCGCTCGGCACTCGATGCCATGGGTAAGCCCTTCCCTATTTTGCATCTGGCACTTGATACCTCAAAAGGATAA
- a CDS encoding pyridoxal phosphate-dependent decarboxylase family protein, whose translation MTHTSMEPEQASNDPSYDAAGHLPFAPHTELFGIAPEHHYSRLMQLGMDTLKHRLERLDGPSSGIRPEELQSAFSDINLDRPLGDMKQVLAELDELYLSHAIYFQHPDYLAHLNCPVMLTSLLAEQLSSAINTAVETWDQSAGGTLIEQKVIDWACERVGYQGFADGVFTTGGTQSNLMALLLARELAGSLEPGHRGNVLAGLAANARRYRILCSEFSHFSIQKAAALLGLGHEAVVSVGCDANRRMDPKALAGKLRQLKAAGLIPIAVVATAGTTDFGAIDPIAPIAALCREFGCYLHVDAAYGGALLLSRTQRQRLEGIELADSVSLDFHKSFFQPVCCSALLVKDKGVLGYLTYHADYLNPESQAQAGVPDLVNKSLQTTRRFDALKLWLSLRAAGPDAIGEMFDTLIATTAELYESFSRFPELQTAQRPSLTTLVFRFNDPALGSAELDECNRHIRARLAREGRAMIAATKVAGSQYLKFTLLNPHTSLEDIEAVLTDICKIGREQARHYKTSALCSA comes from the coding sequence GTGACACACACCAGCATGGAGCCTGAACAGGCGAGCAATGACCCGAGCTATGATGCCGCCGGCCACCTGCCGTTCGCTCCCCACACTGAACTCTTTGGTATCGCACCCGAACACCACTACTCCCGCTTGATGCAACTGGGCATGGATACCCTGAAACACCGCCTTGAACGGCTGGATGGTCCCAGCAGTGGCATTCGCCCCGAAGAACTGCAAAGCGCATTTTCCGATATCAATCTTGACCGCCCCCTCGGGGACATGAAGCAAGTTCTGGCCGAACTGGACGAGCTCTATCTCAGCCACGCCATCTACTTCCAACACCCTGATTATCTGGCCCACCTCAACTGCCCTGTAATGCTCACATCCTTGTTGGCCGAGCAGTTGAGTTCTGCCATCAATACCGCGGTGGAAACCTGGGATCAGAGCGCCGGCGGGACTCTAATTGAACAGAAGGTTATCGACTGGGCCTGCGAGCGCGTGGGATATCAAGGATTTGCCGACGGTGTCTTCACTACCGGCGGCACCCAGTCCAACCTGATGGCGCTGCTGCTTGCCAGAGAGTTGGCCGGCAGCCTTGAGCCGGGTCACAGAGGCAATGTTCTGGCCGGCCTGGCTGCCAATGCCCGCCGCTACCGTATTCTCTGCTCTGAATTCAGCCATTTTAGCATTCAAAAGGCGGCCGCACTTTTAGGGTTGGGACACGAGGCGGTGGTGAGTGTCGGTTGTGATGCCAATCGGCGCATGGATCCCAAGGCACTGGCAGGCAAACTCAGGCAGCTCAAAGCGGCAGGACTGATCCCCATCGCCGTGGTCGCTACCGCTGGGACCACTGACTTTGGCGCCATAGATCCCATAGCGCCCATTGCTGCCCTTTGCCGCGAGTTCGGCTGTTATCTGCATGTGGATGCGGCCTACGGCGGCGCCTTGTTGCTGTCACGCACTCAGCGCCAACGCCTCGAAGGCATAGAGTTGGCCGACTCTGTCAGCCTGGATTTCCATAAGTCCTTCTTCCAGCCCGTGTGCTGCTCGGCGCTGTTGGTCAAGGACAAAGGCGTGCTCGGTTACCTCACCTACCATGCCGATTACCTCAACCCTGAGTCCCAGGCCCAGGCCGGAGTGCCGGATCTGGTCAATAAGAGCCTGCAAACCACCCGCAGGTTTGATGCCCTCAAGCTATGGCTGAGCCTGAGAGCCGCCGGGCCGGATGCCATAGGCGAAATGTTCGACACCCTGATTGCCACCACAGCCGAGCTTTATGAAAGCTTTAGCCGTTTCCCCGAGTTGCAGACGGCGCAGCGCCCGTCGCTGACCACCCTGGTGTTTCGCTTCAACGACCCGGCACTCGGCAGCGCCGAACTGGATGAATGCAATCGCCATATCCGCGCCCGTCTGGCCCGTGAAGGCCGCGCCATGATTGCAGCGACCAAGGTGGCCGGCAGCCAATATCTCAAGTTTACCCTGCTCAACCCTCACACCAGTCTCGAGGATATCGAAGCCGTATTAACCGACATCTGCAAAATCGGTCGCGAGCAGGCCCGTCACTACAAGACCAGCGCGCTTTGCAGCGCCTGA
- a CDS encoding ParD-like family protein gives MGIIKISDELHEELRKASGLMARSINAQAEFWIKMGMLAELNPDRSFNELMAELYQREAIKVPGAQNA, from the coding sequence ATGGGAATTATCAAGATCTCCGATGAACTCCATGAGGAGCTGCGCAAGGCCAGCGGCCTGATGGCGCGCTCGATCAACGCCCAGGCGGAGTTTTGGATCAAGATGGGCATGCTGGCCGAGCTTAACCCCGACCGGAGTTTCAATGAGCTGATGGCCGAGCTGTATCAGCGGGAAGCTATCAAGGTACCTGGAGCGCAAAATGCTTGA
- a CDS encoding ABC transporter ATP-binding protein has translation MTQSSDAGASSAIQATLSIDSSLAIEAPLAIEAHGLTRRFGELTAVDNLSLAIPRGSIYGFLGPNGCGKSTAIRLLTGLLLPDAGEVTVLGEPLAGNEEALKQRIGYMTQKFSLYDNLSVLENLRFVASIYGLFGRRGKARIEELLHLYSLGGRESQLAGSMSGGQKQRLALACATLHSPELLFLDEPTSAVDPENRREFWERLFDLCAAGTTILVSTHYMDEAERCHALAILERGAKRADGSPAELMQQMGASVVEVSGEQLRALKQQLVALPEVVSAAQVGTRLRVLVRRDATDPIAFLSPYCDGRKLAMARPSLEDVFVSCTGGRHVG, from the coding sequence ATGACTCAGTCATCTGATGCCGGTGCTTCTTCGGCCATTCAAGCCACCTTGTCCATTGATTCTTCCCTGGCCATTGAAGCTCCCCTAGCCATTGAAGCTCATGGGCTGACCCGGCGCTTTGGTGAGTTGACCGCGGTGGATAATCTCAGTCTCGCCATTCCCCGTGGCAGTATTTACGGCTTTCTCGGCCCCAACGGTTGTGGCAAGTCCACTGCGATCCGGCTGCTTACCGGCCTGTTGTTACCGGATGCCGGTGAGGTGACCGTATTGGGAGAGCCGCTTGCCGGTAACGAAGAGGCGCTCAAGCAACGTATAGGTTATATGACCCAGAAGTTCTCTCTCTACGATAATCTGTCTGTGCTGGAGAACCTCAGATTTGTCGCCAGTATTTATGGCTTGTTCGGCCGCCGCGGCAAGGCGCGCATCGAAGAGCTACTGCATCTGTATAGCCTGGGGGGCAGGGAGTCTCAGTTGGCCGGCTCCATGAGTGGTGGTCAGAAGCAGCGTCTGGCACTGGCCTGCGCCACACTGCACTCCCCCGAGCTGTTGTTTCTCGATGAACCCACCTCGGCGGTCGATCCGGAAAACCGCCGCGAGTTTTGGGAGCGGCTGTTCGATCTCTGCGCCGCCGGGACCACTATTTTGGTGTCAACCCACTACATGGACGAGGCGGAGCGCTGCCATGCGTTGGCAATCCTGGAGCGCGGCGCCAAGCGGGCCGATGGCTCCCCGGCCGAATTGATGCAGCAGATGGGCGCCAGCGTGGTGGAAGTGAGCGGTGAGCAGCTAAGGGCACTCAAGCAGCAACTGGTGGCCTTGCCTGAGGTTGTTTCTGCCGCTCAGGTAGGCACTCGGCTCAGGGTGTTGGTGCGGCGTGATGCCACAGATCCCATCGCCTTTCTCAGCCCCTATTGTGATGGGCGCAAGCTCGCCATGGCGCGCCCCAGTCTCGAAGATGTGTTTGTATCCTGCACCGGAGGTCGACATGTGGGCTAG
- the trpA gene encoding tryptophan synthase subunit alpha, whose protein sequence is MSTRYQTTFARLHAEGRGAFVPFVTLGDPGPELSLQIIDTLIAHGADALELGFPFSDPLADGPVIQGANLRALAAGTTPAKCFGLIAEVRNRYPELPIGLLLYANLVYANGIDNFYRRAAEAGVDSVLIADVPVEEAAPFIEAAKAHAIAPIFIAPPNADDDTLKAVSEAAEGYTYLLSRAGVTGADNKAGMPVDEVLAKLKAFDAPPPLLGFGIAEPAQVSAAIAAGAAGAISGSAVVRIIEQHQNAPDMLLSTLADFTHAMKDAS, encoded by the coding sequence ATGAGTACACGTTATCAAACCACTTTTGCCCGGCTGCATGCCGAAGGCCGCGGCGCCTTTGTTCCCTTTGTGACACTGGGCGATCCCGGCCCTGAGCTGTCGCTGCAGATTATCGACACCCTGATTGCCCATGGTGCCGACGCCCTTGAGCTGGGCTTCCCCTTTTCCGACCCGCTGGCCGATGGCCCGGTGATCCAGGGCGCCAACTTACGGGCGCTGGCGGCAGGTACCACGCCAGCCAAGTGCTTCGGGCTTATCGCCGAGGTACGTAACCGTTATCCTGAGTTGCCCATCGGCCTGCTGTTGTACGCCAATCTGGTGTACGCCAACGGCATCGACAACTTCTATCGCCGCGCCGCCGAGGCCGGGGTGGATTCAGTGCTGATAGCCGACGTGCCGGTTGAGGAAGCCGCACCTTTTATAGAAGCCGCCAAGGCCCATGCCATAGCGCCTATCTTTATTGCGCCACCCAATGCCGATGATGATACCCTCAAGGCGGTGAGTGAAGCCGCTGAAGGCTACACCTATCTGCTGTCCCGCGCCGGGGTAACAGGCGCCGACAATAAGGCAGGTATGCCGGTGGATGAGGTACTGGCCAAGCTCAAAGCCTTCGATGCGCCGCCTCCACTGTTGGGGTTCGGTATTGCCGAGCCGGCTCAGGTCAGCGCCGCAATTGCCGCCGGCGCCGCCGGTGCCATCTCGGGCTCTGCCGTGGTCAGGATCATTGAGCAACACCAAAATGCACCCGATATGCTATTGAGCACTTTGGCCGACTTTACCCATGCCATGAAGGACGCCAGCTAA
- a CDS encoding MmcQ/YjbR family DNA-binding protein encodes MTLTQLKKLLQQCPNATADYPFGPEARVYKVMGKMFALLAEQETPPRVTLKAKPANVQALIDSFEAIVPGYYMNKQHWFTLTLNGEVSEDMLRDLIEASYALVVSKLTKAQQAQLQQQNT; translated from the coding sequence ATGACACTGACACAACTCAAGAAACTGTTACAGCAATGCCCCAACGCCACTGCCGACTATCCTTTTGGTCCTGAGGCCAGAGTCTATAAGGTCATGGGTAAGATGTTTGCTCTGCTGGCCGAGCAGGAAACGCCCCCTAGGGTGACACTCAAGGCCAAACCTGCCAACGTGCAGGCACTGATCGATAGCTTTGAGGCGATAGTGCCCGGCTATTACATGAATAAGCAGCATTGGTTCACGCTAACCTTGAATGGTGAGGTCAGCGAGGATATGCTCCGTGACCTGATTGAGGCATCCTACGCCCTGGTTGTCAGTAAACTGACCAAGGCGCAACAAGCCCAGTTGCAACAGCAAAACACCTAA
- a CDS encoding sulfurtransferase: MQSALVSSEWLAAHLSDPKLVILDASMDKVIGREPIVYDEPCFIAGARRLDLERECTDLQSSELHALPSQAQFTELVQRLGIDQDSTVVIYDNQGIYSSPRGWWCFKVMGFEQVFVLDGGLPKWLKEQRSCADKPATEFPRGNACGQYQAEKVCNAPQVLDTLADKQAMILDARASSRFLGQSPEPREGVRNGHIPGAVNLPFAEVLDGDSLKPQPALEQTFLHLGAMDARRSGKPLIFSCGSGITACILILAAYQVRLDALILYDGSWADWGSKAHLPLATS, translated from the coding sequence ATGCAATCTGCACTGGTAAGCAGCGAGTGGTTGGCCGCTCATCTTTCTGATCCCAAGTTGGTCATTTTGGATGCCAGCATGGACAAGGTGATAGGCCGCGAGCCGATAGTCTACGATGAGCCCTGCTTTATTGCCGGTGCCCGGCGGCTGGATCTGGAGCGGGAGTGCACAGATCTGCAGTCCAGTGAATTACACGCCCTTCCGAGTCAGGCCCAGTTTACCGAGCTGGTGCAGCGGCTCGGCATCGACCAGGACAGCACTGTCGTCATCTATGACAACCAGGGTATCTACTCATCGCCCCGGGGCTGGTGGTGTTTCAAGGTCATGGGCTTTGAGCAGGTGTTTGTTCTCGACGGCGGTCTGCCCAAATGGCTCAAAGAGCAGCGCTCCTGCGCCGACAAGCCGGCGACCGAGTTTCCGCGCGGTAACGCCTGTGGGCAATATCAAGCGGAAAAGGTCTGTAACGCCCCCCAGGTATTGGATACCCTGGCAGACAAGCAGGCCATGATACTGGATGCCAGGGCCAGTTCACGCTTTCTCGGCCAGAGTCCCGAACCCAGAGAAGGCGTGCGCAACGGCCATATTCCCGGCGCCGTGAATCTGCCGTTTGCCGAAGTGCTGGATGGCGACAGCCTGAAACCTCAGCCGGCACTGGAGCAGACTTTTCTGCATCTGGGTGCCATGGACGCCAGACGCAGCGGCAAGCCTTTGATATTCAGTTGCGGCTCAGGGATCACCGCCTGTATTTTGATCCTGGCGGCCTATCAGGTACGCCTCGATGCCCTGATACTCTACGATGGCTCCTGGGCCGACTGGGGCAGCAAGGCCCATCTGCCGCTGGCAACAAGTTAA
- a CDS encoding GNAT family N-acetyltransferase yields the protein MQIDLLQQVDDDLQNELIDKLRTYNHSYINETSQPLAAIARDSEGQLIGGVSGRSIYRQLLIEVVWVAKAHRGSGLGSRLMALCEQEAIKRGCLAAQLDTLSFQAPAFYAKQGFEVVGSVSGIPGSPDRYFMCKRFNG from the coding sequence ATGCAGATTGACCTTTTACAGCAAGTTGATGATGACCTGCAAAATGAGCTTATCGACAAGCTCAGAACCTATAATCACAGCTATATAAACGAAACTAGCCAACCTCTGGCCGCCATAGCACGCGATTCCGAGGGGCAACTCATTGGTGGCGTGAGTGGCCGCAGCATCTATCGCCAGTTGCTGATTGAGGTGGTTTGGGTCGCGAAGGCGCATAGAGGTTCAGGTCTTGGCAGCCGCTTAATGGCTCTGTGCGAGCAAGAGGCAATCAAACGGGGGTGCCTGGCTGCGCAGCTCGACACTTTGTCGTTTCAGGCGCCGGCATTTTATGCCAAACAAGGGTTTGAAGTTGTCGGCTCGGTCAGCGGAATTCCCGGCAGTCCGGACAGGTATTTTATGTGTAAACGCTTCAATGGCTGA
- a CDS encoding ABC transporter permease translates to MWARILAIMLKELRQLSRDRMTFGMIVMIPLVQLLLFGFAINTDARHLPAGLVDMSASSYSRALVQAVKATQVVDFKAKYASIEQAEAAITSGEVRAVLYLPADLNARLVNHPAFDRRQSDSQLTRPVAQWLVDGSDTVIAAAIRSLRSMPLDEVAGFSSQNRVSSFEVVQYFNPEQRTVVNIVPGLLAVILTMTMIMFTSAAIVREREQGNMEFLITTPVKPMELMVGKIIPYVLVGLIQVSIILSVGHFLFGVPVRGGLDSLLLASLLFIFASLSLGLVISTIAKTQLQAMQLTVFILLPSILLSGFMFPYEAMPIAAQWIAEALPATHFMRMVRAIVLREADILMLAKDAFWLGAFTLGGVLLASLRFRKRLG, encoded by the coding sequence ATGTGGGCTAGGATATTGGCAATCATGCTCAAGGAGCTCAGGCAGCTGTCGCGGGATAGGATGACCTTTGGCATGATAGTGATGATCCCCCTGGTGCAACTGCTGCTGTTCGGCTTCGCCATCAATACCGATGCCAGGCATCTGCCCGCCGGCTTGGTGGATATGTCCGCCAGCAGCTACAGCCGGGCCTTGGTGCAGGCGGTAAAGGCCACCCAGGTGGTGGACTTCAAGGCAAAATACGCCTCTATCGAACAGGCCGAGGCGGCCATCACCTCGGGAGAAGTGCGCGCCGTGCTCTATTTGCCGGCGGATCTCAATGCCCGTCTGGTGAATCATCCAGCCTTCGACCGTCGTCAAAGCGACAGCCAGCTTACCCGGCCCGTGGCCCAGTGGCTGGTGGATGGCTCGGATACGGTTATCGCCGCCGCGATTCGTAGCCTGAGAAGCATGCCGCTGGATGAAGTGGCCGGTTTCAGCAGCCAAAACCGGGTGTCAAGTTTTGAGGTGGTGCAGTATTTCAACCCGGAGCAGCGCACTGTGGTTAACATAGTGCCCGGCTTGCTGGCGGTGATTTTGACCATGACAATGATCATGTTCACCTCTGCCGCCATTGTCAGGGAAAGAGAGCAAGGCAATATGGAGTTTCTGATCACCACCCCGGTCAAACCCATGGAGCTGATGGTGGGGAAAATCATCCCCTATGTGCTGGTGGGGCTTATTCAGGTGAGTATTATCCTCAGCGTGGGCCACTTCCTGTTCGGTGTGCCGGTGCGCGGCGGTCTGGACAGCTTGTTGCTGGCCTCTTTGCTGTTTATCTTTGCCAGCCTCAGCCTGGGCCTGGTGATCAGCACCATTGCCAAGACCCAATTGCAGGCGATGCAGCTGACGGTATTTATCCTGCTGCCCTCTATTTTGTTGTCAGGCTTTATGTTTCCTTACGAAGCTATGCCAATTGCGGCGCAGTGGATTGCCGAAGCGTTGCCGGCGACGCACTTTATGCGTATGGTGCGCGCCATAGTCCTGCGTGAGGCCGATATTCTGATGTTGGCTAAAGATGCCTTTTGGCTGGGGGCGTTCACCCTGGGAGGCGTGTTGCTCGCTTCATTGAGGTTCCGTAAGCGTTTGGGATGA